From Macaca fascicularis isolate 582-1 chromosome 14, T2T-MFA8v1.1, a single genomic window includes:
- the LOC102144072 gene encoding serum amyloid A-3 protein-like — MKLSIGIIFCSLVLGISSQRWLTFLKEAGQGSPDMWKAYSDMKEANYKNSDKYFHAWGNYDAVQMGPGGVWAAEVINNARENVQRLTGDHKEDSLAGHTTNKWGQSGKDPNHFRPAGLPEKYRASSSLCSQETWL; from the exons ATGAAGCTCTCCATTGGCATCATTTTCTGCTCCCTGGTACTGGGTATCAGCAGCCAACGATGGTTAACATTCCTCAAGGAAGCTGGCCAAG ggTCTCCGGACATGTGGAAAGCCTACTCTGACATGAAAGAAGCCAATTACAAAAATTCAGACAAATACTTCCATGCTTGGGGGAACTACGACGCTGTACAAATGGGGCCTGGGGGTGTCTGGGCTGCAGAAGTGATCAA CAATGCCAGAGAGAATGTCCAGAGACTCACAGGAGACCATAAGGAGGACTCGCTGGCTGGCCACACTACTAACAAATGGGGCCAGAGTGGCAAAGACCCCAATCACTTCCGACCTGCTGGCCTGCCTGAGAAATACCGAGCTTCCTCTTCACTCTGCTCTCAGGAGACCTGGCTGTGA